The Clupea harengus unplaced genomic scaffold, Ch_v2.0.2, whole genome shotgun sequence DNA window CTAAGCATGAAATACAAAAATAgtaatgtatgtgtctgttaacACAATCTACAATATTACTGAcctcagtgtctccagtttgcagtttggACTCTGTAGAGCAGAGCCCAGCATTTCTCCTGACTGCTGCAGGTCACTGtgactcagatccagctctcttAAGGGGGAgtttgcagactgcagagctgaGGCCACAATCTCAAATGACCTCTCTGTTAGTTTACACTCAGCAAGTCTGtcagagagacaagagaagaaACAAATATAAAACTGAGTTCCTCCTTCCTAGAGATGGGtattgtttgggttttttccgataccagTGCTCAaacgatacttttaaaacgatatcgatgcctaaacggtgcctgaaccgatactttttttttttttttaaagcacaaaacgacgattgacaacattaaagaaaggcttttttttattaataaatacaaaacacttggcttcaaactacagcttcaaactttttaacttcaaactatattaactgttaacaacagtttacagtatacttaaataaatataaataaaataaatacaaaacacacacacactctgtacacacactacagcttcaaacttcagcaattcttttgcagaaatatgagcatatttgcctttcgGAGTCAaagatgtattattttgtttgcatttatttcatgaaatttcacaattttctgatttgtttatacctatcttttctatcctgcttgttatttgaacacactgagtatgTGAACTTGTAcagcccctttaagagacttggtttagttttgctggcatctccgtttagtcttcagtctgcggttgctgatctgccgttgactcttgccttctctcccccctttacacgcaattgttttgttgcatttgctgcacgtcgcgatgtttgaatctttttgtgcgaaatacagctaTACTTTtaaccgtttacctttcggcattttctctgttaaattgatggctagcactgtttgtgctttctctgtgaaatgctgcctgctcttcgctgtcataagactgttgctatggaaacaacaATGAGCGTGAacgacacaggccaaagtttacattgggagatggggcagttttaaatgtgccccacgaaatctgcctagcaacccgtTACCATATTGGCACCAGTTtacggtacccaaccctactcctTCCCCATCCATGCCATAGAGGAGCAGAACTtcagacacttaagaaaatgttcgagaatgaggtccaatgtgaACAAAATTGTGTAACACACTATCACAAATTGTGATATCAGAGAGCAAATGCCTAGAGTAAAACATGATGTTGCTATTGTCTGGTTAATCCAGTCTACAGTTAAGAGTATGTGTCTGTTAACACGGTCTACAATATTACTGAcctcagtgtctccagtttgcagtttggACTCTgtagagcagagagcagcatttcacctGACAGCCGTAGGTCACTGTGACCCAGATCCAGCTCTCTTAAGGGGGAgtttgcagactgcagagctgaGGCCACAATCTCATATGACCTCTCTGTTAGTTTGCAGTCAGCAAGTCTGtcagagagacaagagaagaaACAAATATAAAACTATGAGTGCCTCCTTCCCCATCCATGCCATAGAGGAGCAGAATGGTCACTTATTTCTCAGGTTGGATGTAAATATTGTAGCAAACAATGTGAAAAAGACGTGAGAAACATTTCATCAGGTAGGGGAAAAAAATTATGTTCTACTGCTCTCAAAGACACTCATGTAAACAAAGTTTAGTTTCTTTAAGCAAAATAACACAGTGGACCTTTAAACCTATAGTACAATGCTACCTGTAGTAACACCTCCTAACATAAGCATTTCAATGACAACAAGTCTGAATTCAGTGTCAAGGTTATTGCAGAACTTAACTCACAGAGCCTTTCTGCAGCATCTCACAGCTGGAACCAGTCTCCTGCGACCTTCTGGAGAGGTTTTGTATTTCTtcaggtcaaactcatccagcacctccccagacagcaaaagcacatgAGCCAAGGCTGAGCAGTGAGCCAGTAAGAGCTGTTTCACCGAACCCTTCTCTGCCTGCAGGAAAGCCTTGATTTCATCATGAACAGAAGAGTCGTGCATTTCGACCAGGCAGTGGAACAGATTGATGCACCTCTCAGGGGAGATATTTGGCCTTTGCATCACCTTCAGGTTTCGGATAGTCTTCTTCTCACTTtctgggctgctgtgtgtgtgtgtcaggagaccAACCAAAAGTCTCTGATTTGACTCCAGAGAAATTCCATGAAGGAAGCGAACAAACAAATCAAGGTGTCCATTCTTGCTCTCCAAAGCTTTGTTCACAGCATTCTTCAGCAGCTCATGTAGAGGCAGATCTGGCAAAGACCTGGACTTCCCTTTGAGAAATGGTGTCAGGGCCTCCATGTTTTTACTCAAGTAGGAGGCAAACACATGAAGTGCAGCAAGAAACTCCTGGATGCTCAAATGCACAAAGCAGTAGACCTTCTTGTGGTgaaacacacattcctcccTGAAGATCTCAGTGCACATGCCAGAGTACACTGAGGCTTCACTCACGTCAATGCCACACTCTttcaggtcttcctcatagAACATGAGATTGCCATTCTCTAGATGCTTGAAGGCCAGCTCTGCCAGTTTCAGTATGACATCCTTATGTGATTCCAggagcctctgtctctctatatcaTTTTCCTCTTGATACTTCTGTTTTTTCCTGGTGGTCTGGATGAGCAggaagtgtatgaacatctcagtcagagttttGGGGGGTTCCttcccatcatcctcttccAGTATCTGCTGAAGGACAGTGGCTGAGatccaacagaagactggcatgtggcacatgatgtggaGGCTCCTGGATGCCTTAATGTGCGAGATGATTCTGTTGGCTTGATTCTGGTCACTAATCCTCTTCCAGAAGTACTCTTCCTTCTGTGGATCACTGAACCCTCGTACTTCTGTCACCTGATTGATGCACTGAGAAGGGAtctgactggctgctgctggtcgggaGGTTATCCAgatgagagcagagggaagcagagatcCCTGAATGAGGCTCGTcatcaacacatccactgatgatgtttgtgtcaCATCAGACAACTGCTGGTTCTCTTGGAAATTCAGCGGAAGTCGACtctcatccagaccatcaaagatgaacacagTATGGCGGTCTTTGTATTCACCATACTGTAGCTCCCTAAGCTCAGGGTGGAAGTCCAGCAGGAGCTTGTGAAGACTGTACTGATCATGTTTGACCAAATTCAGCTCACGGAACGGAAGTACAAACATGAAATCTACATCCTGGTTAGCTTTCTCCTCTGCCCAGTCAAGGATGAACTTCTGCACTGAGAcggtttttccaatgccagcaatGCCCTTGGTCATGACAATTCTGATGGGTCTCTGCTGTCCAGGTAAGGGCTTGAAGATGTCATTGCAGTGGATTGCTGTGTCTTCTGTAGTTTGTGATCTGGATGCTGACTCTACCTGCCAAACTTCGTGTTCATTAttcaccccttcactctctccctctgtgatgtagagctccGTGTAGATCTTGTTCAGGAGTGTTTGAGTCTCTGATCTTATGACACCTTCAGATATGCTCTCAAACCTCCTCTTCATACTGGCTTTATGAGTCACCGGTGCTCTGTTCAGGACATCATCTGTTTggcattaaacaaacaaacaaacagacaaataagcAAATCAGATCAGCATCTAACCCACATTTCAAGAAGAGTAACACTGAACAATGAACTTCAAAATGTCACCATCATTTTGTTTCTTAACTAAATGGTGTTTCTATTCATGCAGGAACCCAACTCCTGGAAGCAGTTCTGAAAGAAATACTTCAAGAatcatgatggagataatttccaaacactgttaatgacttaagaatataataatcaagtgccttgtattattaattaccttatatgaatcatgtacttatgtaagcaggaacatggcttttctgtgtgcgtgtgtaacttagaatattaggtgccacttagactgcatatgtacaagagcatgtttagaccagaagtgataagaagggtcgaactgtgcttcttccgaccttgtgcaaaacttccatccttgcctcggacgtcagaaatccaccacgtggttaccTCTGCTGAACGcttaacttctgtctatataaaccttgtgcgatgtgtttatcatggcttcactttcagccttgtgctgggagtgagcccgattgcaattgttgtttgtctaataaatatacttatatgcagctccggagtcctgaggtaactagggtgaattttcacctatcaactCACCTCTTAGTTTGGCCCTTTTGACAGGAGCATGctcagtttggagatgtttgctTCCTTCCATGACTATGTGCTCATCCAAAGGACGATGTGGAGATATCTGTGccatgtgtaagtgtgggtaTAGAGGGTTCTGCCCCAAGTCTGAGTGTGGATATGGAGGAACTTGTGCCATGGTTGTAGATGGCTTTAGATGAAGCTGTGCCATTTCTCTGTGTTGGTAGAGAGAAGATTGTGCCATGGCTGTAGGGAGATATACAGGAGGTTGTGTCATGGTTGTATGTGGGTATAACAGAGGTTGTGCCATGGTTATGTCAGGGTTTAGAAAGGGTTGTGCTCTGGATCTCTTTCTGCACTGGGGACAGCTGTAGTCTCCTGATGGACCAGACTGACTCCAGTAGCTGCTGATGCACTGCCtgcagaaactgtgtccacaggtggtGATGACTGGGTCCCTCAgtagctgctcacacactccacacctggaCTGATCCTGGGTCAGAACATTCCTCCAAACACTGCAGTGACAGATAAACCACACAAATAATCACCTTACACCACAGAACACCTTACACCAGGatctgcaaaaacacacacttgctctctctctcactctcttcaacacacacacaaacacacactcacacgcacaacacttacatatacacacacacaaacatgcaaaaacaaaaaaaacacacaaactcactcacaaacaaacaaaaacacactcactcactcacaagcactagcacacaatcacacacacacacgcaagtaaTTCTCCACTTTTGTACATATCTGTATGAGTTCAATGTAAACATGTCAAATATAATAGCTGACAACTCACTTTGGATCAGACTAATAATTAGTAAGGTTAGCCAATCTGCAtactctctcgttcactctctctctttaacacacacacacacacacacacacacacacacacacacacaaacaaacccacataaatactcaatcacaaacacacacgcaagtaaCTCTCCATGTttgtacatatctgtatgtgtaacatgcaaacatgtcaaatataatagctgacaactgactttggatcagactgtggtggtccactgctgaaattgggAGGGCGTCCCAtggaccggtcactcttcatagacacacagctgggcactggagacactggtctgtgtgtctgtggcctggttaCATAAGGAGACATAATAATAGATTTACTTAGCTAACACTTCTTCCTAATAGTTAGTAGAgttagcatgtctgcatactctctcattcacgctttctctgtctctctctttaactcactcactcactcactcactcactcactcatacatccTGGGTCAAATAATGGATTCAGCATTTGCCAATACTTTTTCCTACAGGGTATATACAGCAATCCTTAAGTTAAATTTAATACCTTTTTAATACCTTTTTTACTACcttctgaatttttttaaaaccatcacgacactgagttgcaagtgttaatcggcga harbors:
- the LOC122131078 gene encoding NACHT, LRR and PYD domains-containing protein 12-like; translation: MKSDRSIGRPPNFSSGPPQSDPNVWRNVLTQDQSRCGVCEQLLRDPVITTCGHSFCRQCISSYWSQSGPSGDYSCPQCRKRSRAQPFLNPDITMAQPLLYPHTTMTQPPVYLPTAMAQSSLYQHREMAQLHLKPSTTMAQVPPYPHSDLGQNPLYPHLHMAQISPHRPLDEHIVMEGSKHLQTEHAPVKRAKLRDDVLNRAPVTHKASMKRRFESISEGVIRSETQTLLNKIYTELYITEGESEGVNNEHEVWQVESASRSQTTEDTAIHCNDIFKPLPGQQRPIRIVMTKGIAGIGKTVSVQKFILDWAEEKANQDVDFMFVLPFRELNLVKHDQYSLHKLLLDFHPELRELQYGEYKDRHTVFIFDGLDESRLPLNFQENQQLSDVTQTSSVDVLMTSLIQGSLLPSALIWITSRPAAASQIPSQCINQVTEVRGFSDPQKEEYFWKRISDQNQANRIISHIKASRSLHIMCHMPVFCWISATVLQQILEEDDGKEPPKTLTEMFIHFLLIQTTRKKQKYQEENDIERQRLLESHKDVILKLAELAFKHLENGNLMFYEEDLKECGIDVSEASVYSGMCTEIFREECVFHHKKVYCFVHLSIQEFLAALHVFASYLSKNMEALTPFLKGKSRSLPDLPLHELLKNAVNKALESKNGHLDLFVRFLHGISLESNQRLLVGLLTHTHSSPESEKKTIRNLKVMQRPNISPERCINLFHCLVEMHDSSVHDEIKAFLQAEKGSVKQLLLAHCSALAHVLLLSGEVLDEFDLKKYKTSPEGRRRLVPAVRCCRKALLADCKLTERSYEIVASALQSANSPLRELDLGHSDLRLSGEMLLSALQSPNCKLETLRLAECKLTERSFEIVASALQSANSPLRELDLSHSDLQQSGEMLGSALQSPNCKLETLSLADCKLTEESCKAVASALQSSVSLTELDLTNNDLKDSGIQLLSAGLSSPQCILQKLRLSGCLITHQGCSFLASALKSNPFYLKQLDLSYNHPGDSGVSELTDRLNDPNCKLETFRYGHGGEFRIKPGPRKYACELTLDPNTAHRTLSLSEGNRKVTCVSEEQPYPDHPERFDWNQVLCIEGLSGRCYWEAEWSGRGARISVAYKSMKRKGRGNESTLGRNDKSWRLYCYGDSYYSASHNNKHTDIPPPSSRSSTVGVYLDWPAGTLSFYSVSSDTLTHLHTFHSTFTEPLYPGFWVYYGVSSVSLCQIT